A stretch of the Synergistota bacterium genome encodes the following:
- the pfkA gene encoding 6-phosphofructokinase produces MKRIGVLTSGGDAPGMNAAIRAVVRAAIFNGLEVVGVKRGFVGLMDGDFVELGLGSVGGILQRGGTILQTARSERFKTEEGLREALNRLEEAGIDALVVIGGEGSFKGAWELYKRGIPTIGIPGTIDNDIAGTDYTIGFDTAVNIAVEAINRLRDTASSHERMFIVEVMGRKSGYIALMAGVASGAESILIPEMPYDMENICMKLRRGHQRGKTHSIIVVAEGVASAAQIRDQILDKTGYEVRIVVLGHLQRGGSPTAFDRILASRLGAKSVELLLNGIEGKMVGWEKGNISVYDLSYSWENVKGIDIELYRLADMLSI; encoded by the coding sequence ATTAAGAGGATAGGTGTCTTAACAAGTGGTGGAGATGCTCCTGGGATGAATGCTGCTATAAGGGCTGTGGTTAGAGCTGCTATATTTAATGGACTTGAAGTTGTCGGTGTAAAAAGAGGATTTGTTGGGCTTATGGATGGAGATTTCGTTGAGCTCGGGCTTGGTAGCGTTGGTGGTATCCTTCAAAGAGGAGGTACCATACTTCAGACTGCTCGATCTGAGAGATTTAAAACAGAAGAGGGTTTAAGGGAAGCATTAAATAGGCTTGAAGAGGCAGGAATAGATGCTCTTGTTGTAATAGGTGGGGAGGGGTCATTTAAGGGAGCCTGGGAACTTTATAAAAGAGGTATTCCAACTATTGGGATTCCTGGAACTATAGATAACGATATAGCTGGGACTGATTATACTATAGGTTTTGATACCGCTGTTAATATCGCTGTTGAAGCTATAAACAGATTAAGAGATACCGCTTCTTCCCACGAGCGCATGTTTATAGTTGAGGTTATGGGTAGAAAATCGGGTTATATAGCCTTAATGGCTGGAGTTGCTAGCGGTGCAGAATCTATATTAATTCCTGAGATGCCTTATGATATGGAGAATATATGTATGAAGCTAAGGAGGGGACATCAAAGAGGAAAAACGCACAGTATTATAGTTGTAGCAGAGGGAGTGGCTTCTGCAGCTCAGATAAGAGATCAGATATTAGATAAAACTGGTTATGAAGTGAGAATTGTAGTTTTAGGTCATCTTCAGAGAGGAGGCTCTCCTACAGCTTTTGATAGGATTCTTGCAAGTCGTTTAGGGGCTAAATCGGTTGAACTTCTCCTTAATGGAATCGAAGGTAAAATGGTTGGATGGGAAAAAGGTAACATTTCCGTCTATGATCTTTCTTATTCTTGGGAAAACGTAAAGGGAATCGATATAGAGCTTTATAGATTGGCTGATATGCTAAGCATCTAG
- the mutM gene encoding DNA-formamidopyrimidine glycosylase, whose translation MPELPEVEVLSRKLRDLLVGSKIIGINVYNSAKIKGIKPELVLGKTIVDVGRRGKHLYIGLSSGDKLVFHLRLKGKLVYGLDSGELNAPWIELKFDTGKSLFFGDPRKMATLDVVRDLREIKAIANMGPEPLSDQFTLNFLKEGLAKSSKAVKALLMDQSFVAGIGNIYADEILFRAGVHPERKAKTVSSSEAEKLYISIKEVLREALEHRGVGEYTSLFSNDKEIGDFEKLLKVHGKEGMPCPRCKVEIKRIEVSGRGTYFCPKCQV comes from the coding sequence TTGCCAGAGCTTCCTGAAGTTGAGGTTTTAAGTAGAAAGCTTAGGGATCTATTAGTTGGGAGCAAGATCATCGGTATTAATGTGTATAATTCTGCTAAAATTAAAGGAATTAAACCGGAACTTGTTTTAGGAAAAACTATAGTGGATGTTGGAAGAAGAGGGAAACATCTTTATATTGGGCTTTCTTCAGGAGATAAGCTGGTATTTCATCTGAGGCTTAAAGGTAAGCTCGTTTATGGTTTAGATAGCGGTGAGCTTAATGCCCCATGGATAGAGCTGAAATTTGATACGGGGAAAAGTTTGTTCTTTGGTGATCCGAGAAAAATGGCAACTTTGGATGTTGTAAGAGATTTAAGGGAAATTAAGGCCATAGCTAATATGGGACCTGAACCCTTAAGTGACCAATTTACTCTTAATTTCTTAAAGGAGGGGTTGGCTAAAAGCTCTAAAGCTGTAAAGGCTCTTCTTATGGATCAGTCTTTTGTTGCTGGTATAGGAAACATATACGCTGATGAGATATTGTTCAGAGCAGGAGTTCATCCTGAAAGAAAAGCTAAAACTGTGTCTTCATCTGAAGCTGAAAAGCTTTATATTTCTATAAAAGAGGTTTTGAGGGAAGCTTTAGAGCATCGTGGTGTTGGAGAATACACTTCTCTGTTTTCTAATGATAAGGAGATAGGAGATTTTGAGAAGCTTTTAAAGGTTCACGGTAAAGAAGGAATGCCATGCCCAAGGTGTAAAGTAGAAATAAAAAGAATAGAAGTATCGGGAAGAGGAACGTACTTCTGTCCCAAATGTCAAGTATAA
- a CDS encoding polysaccharide biosynthesis protein translates to MKDLESFFEGKRILVSGGTGSIGKEIVFQLLKLNPQVIRIFSRDEHKLFQLREKIGDDKRVRYLLGDIRDKERLRWAIEDVDIVFHAAALKHVTFCEYNPFESVKTNVIGTQNLLEVSLEKEVSVFITISSDKAVNPTNTLGASKLLAEKLTLSANHYKGRRKSLFSVVRFGNVLGSRGSVIPKFISQIKRGGPLTLTHPAMRRYMMTVSEAVNLVLKAAFLTKGEEVFILKMPKVWMYDLAEVVIEVFAPKFGFSPRDIKIEFIGVQAGEKIDERLFSEEEIQRLKDFDDFYIISDKQGKPAVFTEERFLSKNEIRDILESWWRGLEEE, encoded by the coding sequence ATGAAAGATCTTGAGAGTTTCTTTGAAGGGAAAAGGATCCTTGTTAGTGGAGGAACTGGTTCTATAGGTAAGGAGATAGTTTTTCAGCTTCTAAAACTTAATCCTCAGGTTATAAGGATTTTTTCAAGGGATGAGCATAAGCTGTTTCAGTTAAGAGAGAAAATAGGAGATGATAAAAGGGTTAGATATCTATTAGGTGATATAAGGGATAAAGAAAGATTAAGATGGGCGATTGAAGATGTGGATATAGTATTTCATGCAGCTGCGTTAAAGCATGTTACTTTTTGTGAGTATAATCCTTTTGAGAGTGTTAAAACGAATGTTATAGGTACGCAAAATTTGCTAGAAGTGTCCTTAGAGAAAGAGGTATCGGTTTTTATAACTATAAGCTCTGATAAAGCGGTTAACCCTACTAATACTCTTGGAGCATCTAAGCTTCTTGCAGAGAAGCTTACTTTATCTGCGAATCATTACAAGGGGAGGAGAAAGTCTCTCTTTTCCGTTGTTAGATTTGGTAACGTTTTGGGTTCTCGTGGTTCGGTTATTCCTAAATTTATATCACAAATAAAAAGAGGCGGACCTCTAACTTTAACTCATCCAGCTATGAGACGCTATATGATGACCGTTTCTGAAGCTGTTAATCTTGTTCTTAAAGCAGCTTTTCTGACAAAAGGGGAGGAAGTGTTTATTCTCAAAATGCCTAAGGTGTGGATGTATGATCTTGCTGAAGTAGTGATAGAGGTTTTCGCTCCTAAATTTGGTTTCTCTCCTAGAGATATTAAGATAGAGTTTATAGGAGTGCAGGCTGGTGAGAAGATCGACGAGCGACTCTTTTCTGAGGAAGAGATACAAAGGTTAAAGGACTTCGATGATTTTTATATTATATCAGATAAGCAAGGCAAGCCAGCCGTTTTTACTGAAGAAAGATTTTTAAGTAAAAATGAAATAAGAGATATTCTTGAGAGTTGGTGGAGGGGACTGGAAGAAGAATGA
- a CDS encoding ATP-binding cassette domain-containing protein, whose product MNYIIELVNVKKYFPVQKGIFRRIIGWVKAVDGVSFAVKKGEVFGLVGESGCGKTTLGLVSIGLFPFDGGEVFIYNGSGKRSLSHLSDSEKRDLRRVVQVIFQDPYSSLNPRFKVKDIIAEGLLIHGIAKSKKEAYDIVAEILEKVGLGKECLDRYPHEFSGGQRQRIAIARALALRPSFILCDEPLSALDVSVRAQVLNLLKDLQEELGLSYLFISHDLSVVKYISDRIGVMYLGKLLEEAPRDELFKNPLHPYTKALLASIPVPNPRMRGKRVILKGDPSNPINPPPGCRFHPRCAIAAEICVEVEPELRDLGGRRVACHRV is encoded by the coding sequence GTGAATTACATCATAGAATTGGTCAATGTAAAGAAATACTTTCCAGTTCAAAAGGGAATTTTTAGGAGAATTATAGGTTGGGTGAAAGCTGTTGATGGTGTTAGCTTTGCTGTTAAGAAAGGGGAAGTCTTTGGACTTGTCGGTGAATCTGGTTGTGGGAAAACTACCTTGGGTTTGGTTTCAATAGGGTTATTCCCTTTTGATGGGGGCGAGGTTTTCATTTACAATGGTTCTGGGAAAAGGTCTCTTTCTCATTTGAGCGATTCGGAAAAAAGGGACCTGAGGAGGGTTGTACAGGTAATATTTCAAGATCCTTATAGTTCGCTTAACCCAAGGTTTAAAGTAAAGGATATCATTGCTGAGGGGTTGTTGATTCATGGTATTGCAAAAAGCAAGAAGGAAGCTTATGATATTGTTGCCGAAATATTAGAAAAAGTTGGTTTAGGGAAGGAGTGCTTGGATAGATACCCTCATGAGTTCTCTGGGGGGCAGAGACAAAGAATAGCGATAGCACGAGCTTTAGCCTTGAGACCGTCTTTTATTCTTTGTGATGAGCCATTATCAGCTCTTGATGTTTCGGTACGTGCTCAGGTTTTAAATCTTCTAAAAGACTTACAAGAGGAGTTAGGATTATCTTACCTTTTTATCTCTCACGATCTTTCTGTGGTAAAATACATAAGCGATAGGATAGGGGTGATGTATCTCGGTAAGCTTCTTGAGGAGGCTCCAAGAGATGAGTTATTTAAGAATCCTTTGCATCCCTATACTAAAGCTCTTTTAGCCTCTATTCCTGTACCAAACCCGAGGATGCGAGGGAAAAGAGTAATCCTTAAAGGTGATCCTTCTAACCCCATTAATCCTCCTCCAGGTTGTAGGTTTCATCCACGCTGTGCTATTGCTGCTGAAATTTGTGTTGAAGTTGAACCGGAACTTAGGGATTTAGGGGGACGTAGGGTTGCTTGTCATAGAGTTTAG
- a CDS encoding GNAT family N-acetyltransferase produces MEIRTLKEEEFNSLLPKLCSIYIEAYRELPEYGYQNKSEAKRYLKWLYRGDPEGFLVAFEESEPMGFISCHNNWWDSKLEKIVGEIHEFAVIPSHQGKGIGNKLFEESIKYLKSKGRDIIGLWVGEDNEKARKFYEKRDFKYTGNWGKWRRMIKKYEDK; encoded by the coding sequence ATGGAAATAAGGACACTGAAAGAAGAAGAATTTAATAGTCTTCTTCCGAAGTTATGTTCTATCTATATAGAAGCTTACAGAGAACTGCCAGAATACGGATACCAAAACAAGAGCGAAGCAAAAAGATATCTTAAATGGCTATATAGGGGAGACCCTGAAGGGTTTCTAGTAGCTTTCGAAGAATCTGAACCAATGGGTTTTATTTCTTGCCATAATAACTGGTGGGATTCCAAACTAGAAAAAATCGTTGGGGAAATCCATGAATTTGCCGTCATACCGTCACATCAAGGAAAGGGTATTGGTAATAAACTCTTCGAAGAAAGTATCAAATATCTAAAAAGCAAAGGAAGAGACATCATAGGATTATGGGTAGGAGAAGACAACGAAAAAGCGCGCAAATTCTATGAAAAAAGAGATTTTAAATACACAGGAAACTGGGGTAAGTGGAGAAGGATGATAAAGAAATATGAGGATAAGTGA
- the mtrB gene encoding trp RNA-binding attenuation protein MtrB, with translation MKEESVVLADFIVVKALENGVSVIGLTRGEETRFHHTEKLDKGEVLLAQFTMHTSAIKIRGKAKVICKHGTVIAGVEED, from the coding sequence TTGAAGGAAGAAAGCGTTGTTTTAGCAGATTTTATAGTGGTTAAGGCATTGGAGAATGGTGTATCAGTTATAGGTCTTACGAGAGGTGAAGAGACGAGATTTCATCACACGGAAAAGCTTGATAAGGGAGAAGTGCTTCTTGCCCAGTTTACCATGCATACTTCTGCTATAAAGATAAGGGGGAAAGCTAAGGTAATATGTAAACATGGAACGGTGATAGCTGGTGTTGAAGAAGATTAA
- a CDS encoding M20/M25/M40 family metallo-hydrolase: MRISEIINKLISIDSVSGNEREIQEWIKNYLEERGFKVKLEEVLPQRPNLYAQRGESRILFVSHADTVPAWEHPNAFAPLEKGDLVYGRGAVDTKGQIASLLKAVDECDYPCEIAIFVDEEKEGNGSKAFNPPKKYDCAIVLEPTELKVAMGEMGGISLEIEVKGRFAHGSTPCAGRNAIEEAFELFKRIKDIALSQKDEHGFLKPWINLGKIEGGRDSYVVPDYCKLTLEISILPGNKATDIFEKMQPLLEGKNYNLKDLDEPIKIDEESYSFRVVSLAYKKLGIKLEKTFFPSWSDAHNLSAKGIPCILLGAGKLELAHTPYEFVNLKELENLKEIIKAILYVAYT, translated from the coding sequence ATGAGGATAAGTGAAATAATCAATAAGTTGATATCCATTGATAGCGTATCAGGAAATGAAAGAGAAATTCAGGAATGGATAAAGAACTATTTGGAGGAGAGAGGCTTCAAAGTTAAACTTGAGGAAGTACTTCCCCAAAGACCAAACCTTTACGCTCAAAGAGGAGAGTCTAGAATACTCTTTGTAAGCCATGCTGATACAGTTCCAGCGTGGGAGCACCCGAATGCCTTTGCTCCCCTAGAAAAGGGTGATCTAGTCTATGGAAGAGGAGCTGTAGATACAAAAGGACAAATAGCTTCTCTACTTAAAGCAGTAGACGAATGTGACTATCCTTGCGAGATAGCCATATTTGTTGATGAAGAAAAAGAAGGTAATGGATCAAAAGCCTTCAACCCACCTAAAAAATATGACTGTGCAATAGTACTTGAACCAACGGAACTAAAAGTAGCTATGGGAGAAATGGGTGGTATAAGTCTTGAAATAGAGGTAAAAGGAAGGTTCGCTCACGGGTCAACTCCTTGCGCAGGCAGAAACGCTATTGAAGAAGCCTTCGAACTTTTTAAAAGAATAAAAGATATTGCACTCTCTCAAAAAGATGAACATGGCTTTTTGAAACCATGGATAAATCTTGGGAAAATAGAAGGTGGCCGAGATAGTTACGTAGTACCAGACTATTGCAAGCTTACTCTTGAAATAAGCATACTCCCCGGAAATAAAGCTACCGATATCTTTGAAAAAATGCAACCGCTTCTTGAAGGTAAGAATTACAATCTGAAAGACCTGGATGAGCCGATTAAAATAGATGAAGAAAGCTACTCTTTTAGAGTTGTAAGCCTAGCATATAAAAAGCTTGGGATAAAGCTAGAAAAGACTTTTTTCCCTTCATGGAGTGATGCTCACAACCTAAGCGCAAAAGGAATACCCTGCATTCTTTTAGGCGCAGGCAAATTGGAACTTGCTCACACCCCTTATGAATTTGTAAATTTAAAAGAGCTTGAAAATCTAAAAGAAATAATTAAAGCTATACTCTATGTAGCTTATACTTGA
- the pyk gene encoding pyruvate kinase gives MVSLRRTKIIATLGPASSSENVLTEMVKEGMNVARLNFSHGTYETHGESLRLVREVEEKLKVPLAVMLDTKGPEIRTGKLKDKVTFLREGSMLVLTPEELEGDEKRVSISFPDLYKDVKSGDHILIDDGKIDLEVVEIRDCDIHCRVIVGGELGEKKGVNIPGVDISLPALSDKDISDIRWGVENGVDWFAISFVRKASDILEVRKVIEEAGGSTKIIAKIETRQAVQNFDEILNVSDGIMVARGDLGVELPTEEVPLLQKRFINSCKKVGKPVIVATQMLENMIYNPRPTRAEANDVANAIFDGADAVMLSGETAKGRYPIESVRVMRRIIEKAEEEILKDGGNPMVYITLSVPDAVSHASCTIARDLGASAIITATQSGSTARMVAKYRPICPIIATTPSLRTLRELVLTWGVYPLMISDIRSTDKLLEASINRALEAGYVREGDVVVLTAGVPVGVPGTTNLIKVHVIAKILVKGIGIGKGKVVGKAVLAPSSEDALSKVGKNSILVVKETDKDYVPVMDKVVGIVAEEGGLSSHAAIVGLQYGIPVIVGADGALGAIRDGMIISLDAERGVVYEGEVKLI, from the coding sequence ATGGTCAGTCTTAGGCGAACTAAAATAATAGCCACGCTTGGCCCTGCATCAAGTAGTGAGAACGTTCTTACAGAGATGGTGAAAGAGGGAATGAATGTAGCTAGGCTTAACTTTTCTCATGGTACTTATGAAACTCATGGAGAGTCTCTTAGGCTAGTTAGGGAAGTAGAAGAAAAGCTAAAAGTTCCATTGGCAGTAATGCTCGATACTAAAGGTCCGGAAATAAGAACAGGGAAGCTGAAAGATAAGGTTACCTTCTTGAGAGAGGGAAGCATGCTTGTATTAACTCCAGAAGAATTGGAAGGCGATGAAAAAAGAGTATCGATATCCTTTCCAGATCTTTATAAGGATGTGAAATCTGGGGATCACATATTGATAGATGATGGGAAGATAGATCTTGAAGTTGTTGAAATAAGGGATTGTGATATTCACTGTAGGGTTATTGTAGGAGGGGAGTTAGGCGAGAAAAAGGGGGTTAATATCCCAGGGGTTGACATTTCTTTACCAGCCTTGTCAGATAAGGATATAAGTGACATAAGATGGGGTGTTGAGAACGGTGTAGATTGGTTCGCTATATCTTTTGTTAGGAAAGCAAGTGATATACTTGAGGTAAGAAAAGTAATAGAGGAGGCGGGAGGAAGTACGAAGATAATAGCTAAGATAGAAACCCGTCAAGCTGTTCAAAACTTTGACGAAATTCTTAACGTGTCTGATGGGATTATGGTGGCAAGGGGAGACCTCGGGGTTGAGTTACCCACTGAAGAGGTTCCTTTACTTCAAAAGAGGTTTATAAATAGTTGTAAGAAGGTTGGTAAGCCTGTTATAGTTGCAACGCAGATGCTTGAAAATATGATATATAATCCAAGACCTACGAGAGCAGAGGCAAACGATGTGGCTAATGCTATATTTGACGGTGCTGATGCAGTTATGCTTTCTGGTGAAACCGCGAAGGGTAGGTATCCTATTGAGTCTGTCAGGGTAATGAGAAGGATAATAGAGAAGGCAGAGGAAGAGATTCTTAAAGATGGTGGTAATCCTATGGTTTACATAACTCTTTCCGTGCCTGATGCTGTAAGCCATGCTTCTTGTACTATAGCTAGAGATCTTGGAGCCTCAGCTATAATAACTGCTACACAATCTGGTTCTACGGCTAGGATGGTGGCAAAATATAGACCCATCTGTCCTATAATAGCTACAACACCTTCTCTTAGAACTCTGAGGGAGTTGGTATTAACTTGGGGAGTTTATCCCCTAATGATAAGTGATATAAGAAGTACGGATAAGCTTCTTGAGGCAAGTATTAATAGAGCTCTGGAAGCTGGATATGTTAGAGAGGGTGATGTGGTAGTTCTGACAGCTGGGGTTCCGGTTGGCGTTCCAGGGACAACCAACCTGATTAAGGTTCATGTTATAGCTAAAATCCTTGTTAAAGGGATCGGTATAGGTAAAGGTAAGGTTGTTGGTAAAGCGGTGCTTGCTCCTAGCTCTGAAGATGCTCTTTCCAAAGTAGGAAAAAACTCTATTCTTGTGGTTAAAGAAACCGATAAAGATTACGTTCCTGTGATGGATAAAGTAGTAGGCATTGTTGCTGAAGAAGGGGGACTATCTTCTCATGCTGCTATTGTTGGTCTCCAATACGGAATTCCTGTTATAGTTGGTGCAGATGGTGCTTTAGGAGCTATAAGAGATGGAATGATAATCTCATTAGATGCAGAGAGAGGAGTAGTTTATGAAGGTGAAGTAAAGCTTATATAA
- a CDS encoding DNA polymerase III subunit alpha gives MREFVHLHVHSEYSLLDGACRIKDLAKKAKEEGMPAVAITDHGVLYGAIEFYEACVSEGVKPIIGCEVYVTPEGYTKKGNKNSELYHLILLAKSEEGYKNLMKIVTISHIEGFYYKPRVDKELLARYSKGIVALSGCIAGEIPSMILTGKYEEAERAALEYREIFGRENFYLEIQKNGMPQQDVANKGLIALSKRTGIPLVATNDVHYLNKEDAFWHDILLCVQTNSNLTDEDRLKFPTDEFYFKSCSEMEMAFKEIPESIINSVRIADMCELRLEFGKLQLPRYDVPEGYDLHEYLVHLCWDGLREKFGEAPPSEVIDRMNYELKVIKETGYSGYFLIVSDFIKYAKNVGIPVGPGRGSAAGSLVAYLLGITNLNPLQYGLLFERFLNPERVSPPDIDVDFCDRRRDDIINYVRRKYGEDKVANIITFGTMAARGAIRDVGRVLGMPYKDVDRIAKLVPLGPKVSIEEALSESPELVKLIKEDPQVARLIDVAKKIEGLPRHASQHAAGVIIAPAPLTEFTPLQRMSDNSIVTQYSMKPLEKLGLLKVDFLGLRTLTMVSDVIESVRKSKGITIDIDKIPLDDEKTYELLQNGDTTGVFQLESDGMRRLLQRLKPNCFEDLIAVLALYRPGPLGSGMVDDYVQRKHGISPVNYPHPKLEGILKETYGVILYQEQVMQIASVLAGFSLGEADLLRRAMGKKEPEIMVQMRNDFVQRAVDRGINKDDAEKIFDLMEYFAGYGFNKSHSAAYALLSYQTAYLKAHYPVEFMAALLSSKMSRVDEMAFYIRETRKKGIKILPPDVNESDVDFRVTEEGIRFGLAAVKNVGESAISEIIRARESGGRFLSLQDFCKRVNLKVVNSRVIESLIKAGAFDSMPGSRVQKLKMLPKALSMAEEENLFQKSIFEFDLNGVPDPSIEEILLWEEEVTGFYITCHPLDLWAREFFKYVTITSKRLASIKGSKKVVVGGMISKVAKRKGALILTLEDFDGLVEVVVFSRPEGVEEKLFNKGKVILVEGDVDRGGDRVRVIASKIVPIEEAPKHFDPCFWISVDVALIDKEKLFELEEILRRYKGRSRTFMEIKDTSGRVVLDLSSRYRVSPSEELKEEIQRVFSKGEVLVKF, from the coding sequence ATGAGGGAGTTTGTTCATCTTCACGTTCATAGTGAATATAGCTTGCTTGACGGAGCTTGTAGAATAAAGGATCTCGCTAAAAAGGCGAAGGAGGAAGGCATGCCTGCTGTTGCCATAACTGATCACGGTGTTCTTTATGGGGCTATAGAGTTTTACGAAGCTTGCGTTTCAGAGGGAGTTAAGCCAATCATAGGATGTGAAGTTTACGTTACGCCTGAAGGGTATACTAAGAAAGGAAACAAAAACAGCGAGTTGTATCATTTAATTCTTTTAGCAAAAAGTGAAGAGGGCTACAAGAATTTGATGAAGATTGTTACTATATCTCACATAGAGGGTTTTTATTATAAGCCTCGTGTAGATAAGGAGCTTTTGGCCAGGTACAGTAAAGGTATAGTAGCTTTGAGCGGTTGTATAGCTGGGGAGATACCTTCGATGATACTTACAGGTAAGTACGAAGAAGCCGAGAGGGCTGCTTTAGAATATAGGGAAATTTTTGGGAGAGAAAATTTCTATCTAGAAATACAAAAGAATGGAATGCCTCAGCAGGATGTTGCTAATAAGGGATTAATTGCTTTAAGCAAGAGAACTGGAATACCTCTTGTTGCTACAAATGATGTTCATTACCTTAATAAAGAGGATGCTTTTTGGCATGACATTCTTCTGTGTGTTCAGACTAATTCAAACCTGACTGATGAGGATAGATTGAAGTTTCCAACGGATGAGTTCTATTTTAAAAGCTGTAGTGAAATGGAAATGGCTTTCAAGGAGATTCCAGAGAGTATAATTAATAGTGTGAGGATAGCAGATATGTGCGAGCTTCGTCTGGAGTTTGGGAAGTTGCAACTTCCTCGTTATGATGTTCCGGAAGGATACGATCTTCATGAGTATTTAGTCCATTTATGTTGGGATGGTTTGAGAGAAAAGTTTGGAGAAGCGCCTCCTTCAGAGGTTATAGATAGAATGAATTACGAACTTAAGGTTATTAAGGAAACTGGTTATTCTGGGTACTTTCTCATTGTTTCTGATTTCATCAAATATGCTAAAAATGTAGGAATACCTGTTGGTCCTGGAAGAGGATCAGCAGCAGGAAGTTTAGTTGCTTATCTCCTTGGTATTACAAATCTTAATCCCCTTCAGTATGGGCTTTTGTTTGAAAGATTTTTAAACCCTGAAAGGGTTTCTCCTCCTGATATAGACGTAGACTTCTGTGACAGAAGAAGAGATGATATTATAAATTATGTCAGACGTAAATATGGTGAGGATAAGGTTGCTAATATAATAACTTTTGGAACTATGGCTGCAAGAGGAGCAATAAGGGATGTAGGAAGGGTTTTGGGTATGCCTTATAAGGATGTTGATAGGATAGCTAAACTTGTCCCTTTGGGTCCCAAGGTTAGTATAGAGGAGGCCTTATCTGAGAGCCCTGAGCTGGTAAAGTTAATTAAAGAGGACCCTCAGGTGGCAAGATTAATAGATGTTGCTAAAAAGATAGAAGGACTTCCAAGGCATGCCTCTCAACATGCAGCTGGAGTTATAATTGCTCCTGCCCCATTAACTGAGTTTACACCTCTTCAAAGAATGTCTGATAATTCTATAGTAACTCAATATTCAATGAAGCCTCTTGAAAAGCTTGGACTTCTTAAGGTTGATTTTCTAGGTTTACGAACCTTAACTATGGTAAGTGATGTTATAGAGAGCGTGAGGAAAAGCAAGGGAATAACAATAGATATAGATAAAATACCCCTTGATGATGAGAAAACCTATGAGCTTCTTCAAAACGGAGATACTACTGGCGTATTTCAACTTGAAAGCGATGGGATGAGAAGGTTACTTCAAAGGCTTAAACCTAATTGTTTTGAAGACTTGATAGCGGTTTTAGCTCTATATAGACCTGGTCCTTTAGGAAGCGGAATGGTGGATGATTATGTTCAAAGAAAACATGGAATTTCTCCTGTTAATTATCCACATCCTAAACTTGAAGGTATTCTTAAGGAAACATATGGTGTTATTCTTTATCAGGAACAAGTTATGCAGATAGCGTCGGTTTTAGCTGGTTTTTCTTTAGGAGAAGCTGATCTTCTTAGACGTGCTATGGGTAAAAAGGAACCAGAGATAATGGTTCAAATGAGGAATGATTTTGTGCAAAGGGCTGTTGATCGAGGTATAAATAAAGATGATGCGGAAAAAATATTTGACCTAATGGAGTACTTTGCAGGTTACGGTTTTAATAAGTCTCATAGTGCTGCATATGCTCTTTTATCTTATCAAACAGCCTACCTTAAAGCTCATTATCCGGTTGAGTTTATGGCAGCTCTTCTTTCAAGTAAGATGAGTAGAGTAGATGAGATGGCCTTTTATATAAGGGAAACGAGGAAAAAGGGAATTAAGATTCTTCCGCCTGATGTAAATGAAAGCGATGTAGATTTTAGGGTTACGGAGGAAGGTATAAGGTTTGGTCTCGCTGCAGTTAAAAACGTCGGTGAAAGCGCCATATCTGAAATAATAAGAGCTAGAGAGTCAGGAGGGAGGTTTCTTAGTCTTCAGGACTTTTGTAAGAGGGTTAATTTAAAAGTGGTAAATAGCAGGGTTATTGAAAGTTTGATAAAAGCTGGAGCTTTTGATTCTATGCCAGGTTCAAGGGTTCAAAAGCTTAAAATGCTTCCAAAGGCTTTATCTATGGCAGAGGAAGAAAATTTGTTTCAAAAGTCTATTTTTGAATTCGACCTTAATGGAGTTCCAGATCCAAGCATAGAGGAGATTCTCCTATGGGAAGAAGAGGTTACGGGATTTTATATAACTTGTCATCCCCTTGATTTGTGGGCAAGGGAGTTTTTTAAATATGTTACAATAACAAGCAAAAGATTAGCTTCTATAAAGGGGAGCAAAAAAGTCGTTGTTGGGGGGATGATAAGTAAGGTTGCTAAAAGGAAGGGAGCATTAATCTTAACTCTTGAGGATTTTGATGGTTTGGTAGAGGTGGTTGTATTTTCTCGTCCTGAAGGGGTGGAAGAAAAGCTTTTTAATAAAGGAAAGGTTATACTTGTTGAAGGAGATGTAGATAGAGGTGGTGACAGAGTTAGGGTTATAGCTTCAAAGATTGTTCCAATTGAAGAAGCTCCAAAACACTTTGATCCATGTTTTTGGATATCTGTCGATGTGGCATTAATAGATAAAGAGAAGCTTTTTGAGCTTGAAGAAATCTTAAGGAGGTATAAGGGAAGAAGCAGGACTTTTATGGAGATAAAGGATACATCAGGTAGGGTTGTACTTGATTTAAGCTCAAGATATAGAGTTTCTCCTTCAGAAGAATTGAAGGAGGAAATTCAAAGGGTGTTTAGTAAAGGGGAAGTACTGGTAAAGTTTTAG